Genomic window (Tepidisphaeraceae bacterium):
CCTGATCGACGGCACCGTTGCCAACAAGATCGACCTGAAGCAACCGCCCGCCGCTGCCGAGTTGGAACTGGCGCCGTTGCTGGCGGGCGCACGGCTGGTGCCGCAACTACGACCGCTACCGAAGTACCCGGCCGTGCGGCGCGATCTGTCGCTCGTGCTGGCCGAGGTGGTTCGCTTCGAACAGGTGCGGGAGGTGATCGCCACCGCCAAGCCCGAGAACCTGGAAGACGTGGAGTTCGTCACCACCTATCGCGGCAAGCCGCTGGACAAGGGGACCAAGAGCCTGACCGTCACCCTGGTCTTCCGGTCCACCACCGGCACGCTGACCGGCGAGCAGGTCGAGGCTGCCGTGACGCGGGTGACCGACGCCGCGCGATCGACCCTCGGTGCAACGCTTCGCACGTAAGCCAGAGGACGCGAAGCTACGAAGGCGCGAACGAAGCCGCAAAGAAGAGGGCGCATTAAAAGTACTTCGCCGGACTGGCCGCTTCAGCGGCCAGTTCTTTTGGCTTGTCACGTCAACTTCACGTGACCGAAACTGGAATGCCCATGCATCGCACGCAACTCGTCATCCTGTTCTGCCTGGCGCTTAGCGGCGCCTGCGATCGTCCCGCGATGGATCCGAGCGCAGCTGGCCAGCCGGACGTCCCCGTCGTCCCCCGGCAGCCGACCACGACGCAGATCGACAGCGAGATCACGCAGGGCCTCTCCTCCCCGCGCACGGCCGAGGCGCTGGAATGGCTGGACCCGAAGTTTGAGAAGACGCACGTGGTCTGGACCACCACAGACGCCGACGAGGTGCGCGACCACGTGAACGACCTGTACGCCGCCGGCGCCGTAAAGGTGTGGGCGACCGACCCAACGGAGGTCGACGGCCAACAGGTGCTGATGCAGCTGGTGATGGAACTGCCCACCGCCCCCAAGGCCCGCGAACGGCTGTTCAAGTGGATCGACAACTGGGAACGTCGCACACTGGACGCCGACGACCGCACCAAGGACCGCGGGCAGCGGTACTACGAGATCAATCTGGATCGATAGCGATCTTCCTCACGTCATCACGATGAACTTGCTTCGCGGCTGTTGCTTCACGTAGGTGCGGGTGATGTCGACCGTGCCCTCATGCTCGAACTTGCCGTGGGTGCTGAGCCACTTCTGCCCGCGGGCGAAGAAGGCGTCGAAGTCGGTAGGGGACATCTCGCTGGCGAAGTAGGTGTCTCGCCGAACGGGGATCACGCGGCATAGCGGCTCGCCCTTGGCGATCGTGATCTTCTTGGAGGCCGGGTCGAGCTCGATGACGGCGTGCCACGGATAGCTGGCGGGGTACCAGTCGGTATCGATCAGCGCCGTCACCGCCCGCCACGGCCTTGGGAAGTTCGGGATGTCGGTGACGTACAGCAGCTCGTTCGGGTCGGTCTTCAGGAACAGGTAGCTGCTGACCTTCACCTGATGCCGGATCACCTCGTACACGTTGTCGGTGATGGGGTGGGGCAGCTTCTGCCCCTTCTCCCAGAACCACGCGAACTGCTGGGACAGCGGCGCGCCCTCCGACCCCTCGTGCGAGGCGTAGTCGAAATCGCTATCGATGACGGTGTCTGGCTCGGTCCGCCAGGCGCCGCGGGCGAAAGTGAAGGTGACGTCGAAGTTGGCGATAAGATCGAAGCCGAACCCGTTGGCCGCGCGGATGGGCGGGCATTCCTCGGGCCAGCCCTTGCCGGCGCCGCGCTTCACGTACACGTCCCGCGCCGGCTGGGGCGCGGCCAATTCCTGTCGAAACTTGAAGTAATGCAGCATGTCGATCGGCAGTGTACTTGAATCGATCTGTCGCATCACGCTGCATCGGTGTTTTCGATCGGTCGGGTCGAGGTTCCCATCGAACCGCTGGCATCAAAGAACGGATCGGCGGATGTGAACGGGTTTGCCTTGCAGGTGGACATGCTGGCATGATGGTGGCGCAGGTTCGATGTCCCCACTTCAAGGAGCACAGCAGCATGTCCATTCGGCACACTTTCCGTCGTTGGCTGGGTCCTGTCGGTCTCGCGATGGCTATCGCCAGCACCACAATAACTCGCGCCGCTGACATAACGGTCGACACGGCCCGCACTCACCAGACGATCGAGGGATTCGGCACGTGCCTGGTCAGCTGGAACCCGGAGATGACGCGCTTCTACGAGACCCCCGGCGCGGCCGATATGTACGCGAAGGAACTGCGGTTCAACATGCTCCGCTGCAACCTGTGGGGCGACGGCACGATCGGCCCGGTGGAGGATCCCCAGCGCATCAGCTTCAAGGACCCCGCCTTTGCCGCCAACGACCCGCGCACGCCGGTCTTCATCAATTTTGCCAAGGCGATCCGCAAGATCAACCCCGACGTGAAGGTGATCGGCACGGTCTGGAGCCCGCCGAAGTGGATGAAGGAGAACAACTCCATCGTCGGCGGCAAGTCGGCGGCCATCACCGCCACCGAGTACGTTGCGCGCGGCGCGCCGGTCACGGACCGCGTGAAGA
Coding sequences:
- a CDS encoding DUF6065 family protein, which codes for MRQIDSSTLPIDMLHYFKFRQELAAPQPARDVYVKRGAGKGWPEECPPIRAANGFGFDLIANFDVTFTFARGAWRTEPDTVIDSDFDYASHEGSEGAPLSQQFAWFWEKGQKLPHPITDNVYEVIRHQVKVSSYLFLKTDPNELLYVTDIPNFPRPWRAVTALIDTDWYPASYPWHAVIELDPASKKITIAKGEPLCRVIPVRRDTYFASEMSPTDFDAFFARGQKWLSTHGKFEHEGTVDITRTYVKQQPRSKFIVMT